The following proteins are co-located in the Betta splendens chromosome 9, fBetSpl5.4, whole genome shotgun sequence genome:
- the mtmr3 gene encoding myotubularin-related protein 3 isoform X5: protein MEEVQQSLECIQANQIFPKKSPVLEEENMQVPFPELHGEFTEYVGRAEDAIIALSSYRLHIKFKESFVNVPLQLIESVECRDMFQLHVTCKDCKVVRCQFSTFEQCQEWLKRLNMVVRPPSRLEDLFSFAFHAWCMDMYAGEKEQHGELCRPGEHVTSWFKNEVERMGFDTQNAWRISDINSKFRLCPSYPQQLLVPAWITDKELENVAAFRSWKRFPAVVYRHQSTGAVIARCGQPEVSWWGWRNADDEHLVQSIAKACAVDSSSRKHLTNGNYTNGSDLPDSDFESSMTNSSEVETLAIQPHKLLILDARSYAAAVANRAKGGGCECPEYYPNCEVVFMGMANIHSIRKSFQSLRFLCTQMPDPANWLSALESTKWLQHLSLLLKAALLVVNAVDRDHRPVLVHCSDGWDRTPQIVALSKLLLDPYYRTIEGFQVLAETEWLDFGHKFADRCGHGENSEDLNERCPVFLQWLDCVHQLQRQFPCSFEFNEAFLVKLVQHTYSCLFGTFLCNSGKEREDRHVQERTCSVWSLLRPANRSLRNMLYSSHSETVLHPVCHVRNLMLWTAVYLPSSSPTTPSDDSCAPYPVPSANPEDAPLGRRTKTRSFDNLPSACELGSSLAPNRRSSDPSLNEKWQDHRRSLELNMAVGPEEGGDQDQVVQTNGTGPYPDRGDSELDKKPQPQGSDAELKQGVAVTLSATGGEAEEAELSVAVGVAEGQMENILQEATKEEAGADQKEGSAAVMTQGLKAVDIEVVKEANSEEQEQCENVNGSEMYSQAFANANHPGNGVIEPEEDGDSPPLPSQKTNELNQHSAELIQTQEVLVEQEALAHGPSESNSDEPDQSAAHRTISNGFLDRSPKETQVDEDSHPDFESDRGVSKPMEQVDKKGSLMESSTETLTEEVCSRFEPQPQLPSCLSHQPCSDGRSQPPCFRKEKGQGEHVFIRTLNGGGKRPSVSAFQSVSADLGRDGFSNSDSSDGEPCSPHWTKRNGERAPLSRQVSLASCNSLILHPRCGCSQHCHVLLGRATSSPEQPSRSHLDDDGLTLHTDAIQQRLRQIEVGHQMEVETLKKQVQELRSRLENQQHTGSHRINGDMGDEVTSLTDLEYNLGQHCLSRCSTELFSETSWEQVDKQDAEVTRWYPDHLASQCYRCEREFWLATRRHHCSGREPVQEVWNCGNVFCANCCDQKIPVPSQHLFQPSRVCKTCYSNLRLSSTPLDLELEKPIAASSN, encoded by the exons gttccacttCAGCTTATAGAGAGCGTAGAATGTCGGGACATGTTCCAGCTCCATGTCACCTGTAAGGACTGCAAAGTTGTCAG GTGTCAGTTCTCCACCTTTGAGCAGTGCCAGGAATGGCTGAAGCGCTTGAACATGGTAGTGCGCCCTCCCTCTCGCCTAGAGGATCTGTTCTCCTTTGCCTTCCACGCCTGGTGCATGGACATGTATGCtggagagaaggagcagcaTGGCGAACTGTGCAGGCCAG GTGAACATGTGACCTCCTGGTTCAAGAATGAGGTGGAGAGGATGGGCTTTGACACTCAAAATGCCTGGAGGATATCTGACATCAACAGCAAGTTCAG GCTTTGCCCGAGCTATCCTCAGCAGCTCTTGGTGCCAGCCTGGATCACTGACAAGGAGCTGGAAAATGTTGCAGCCTTCCGCTCCTGGAAGAGGTTTCCCGCTGTGGTTTATAG GCACCAGAGCACTGGAGCTGTAATCGCACGTTGTGGCCAACCAGAGGTCAGTTGGTGGGGCTGGAGGAATGCTGATGATGAGCACCTGGTCCAGTCCATCGCCAAGGCCTGTGCTGTGGACAGCAGCTCCCGCAAACACCTTACCAACGGCAACTACACCAATGGCTCAGACCTACCTGACTCTGACTTTG AATCCTCCATGACCAACAGCTCAGAGGTGGAGACGCTCGCCATTCAACCCCACAAGTTACTGATTCTGGACGCCAGATcttatgctgctgctgtggctaaCAGGGCCAAGGGTGGTGGTTGCGAATGCCCAG AGTACTATCCCAATTGTGAGGTGGTGTTTATGGGTATGGCTAACATCCACTCTATCCGCAAGAGTTTCCAGTCGCTGCGTTTCCTCTGCACGCAGATGCCTGATCCAGCCAA TTGGCTTTCTGCACTGGAAAGCACTAAGTGGCTGCAGCACCTGTCCCTGTTGTTGAAGGCTGCGTTGCTTGTGGTGAATGCCGTGGACCGAGACCACAGGCCCGTCCTGGTGCATTGCTCTGATGGCTGGGACCGCACACCTCAGATTGTTGCTTTGTCCAAGCTGCTCCTGGACCCCTATTATCGCACAATTGAG GGCTTTCAGGTTTTAGCAGAGACAGAGTGGCTGGACTTTGGTCATAAGTTTGCTGATCGATGTGGCCATGGAGAAAATTCTGAGGACCTAAACGAGCGCTGCCCTGTCTTTCTGCAATGGCTGGACTGTGTTCACCAGCTGCAGAGGCAGTTCCCATGCTCCTTTGAGTTTAATGAGGCCTTCCTG gtGAAACTGGTGCAGCACACCTACTCCTGTCTGTTTGGCACCTTCCTTTGTAACAgcgggaaggagagggaggatcgCCATGTTCAGGAGAGGACCTGCTCAGTTTGGTCACTACTGCGACCAGCGAACCGCAGCCTGAGGAACATGCTGTACTCCTCACACTCTGAGACT GTTCTCCACCCAGTGTGTCATGTGCGCAATCTGATGCTGTGGACAGCAGTCTACCTGCCCAGTTCTTCACCCACAACTCCATCTGATGACTCCTGTGCCCCTTATCCTGTGCCCAGTGCCAACCCAGAGGATGCGCCCCTGGGCAG GCGAACAAAGACTCGCTCCTTCGATAACTTGCCCAGCGCATGTGAGCTGGGAAGCTCGCTGGCCCCTAACCGCCGCTCAAGTGACCCAAGCCTCAATGAAAAGTGGCAAGACCACCGGCGCTCTTTGGAGCTTAACATGGCAGTGGGACCTGAGGAGGGTGGTGACCAGGATCAAGTGGTGCAGACTAATGGAACAGGGCCTTACCCAGACAGAGGGGATTCTGAGCTGGATAAAAAGCCACAGCCCCAGGGCTCAGATGCTGAGCTGAAACAGGGAGTTGCTGTGACTCTGTCAGCAACAGGaggggaagcagaggaggcagagctctCTGTGGCGGTGGGCGTGGCTGAGGGCCAAATGGAGAACATTCTTCAGGAAGCCACAAAGGAAGAGGCAGGAGCAGATCAGAAAGAGGGAAGTGCTGCTGTCATGACTCAGGGCTTGAAAGCTGTTGACATAGAGGTTGTGAAAGAAGCAaacagtgaggagcaggagcagtgtGAAAATGTCAATGGGTCTGAGATGTACAGTCAAGCATTTGCTAATGCTAACCATCCAGGAAATGGTGTAATAGAGCCTGAAGAGGATGGTGACTCTCCCCCTCTGCCCTCACAGAAGACAAATGAGCTTAATCAACATTCAGCAGAGCTAATTCAGACACAAGAGGTTCtggtggagcaggaggcgcTTGCACATGGGCCCAGTGAGTCAAACTCAGATGAGCCAGATCAGTCTGCAGCTCATAGGACTATAAGTAATGGCTTTTTAGACAGGTCACCTAAAGAGACGCAGGTGGATGAAGACTCACATCCTGATTTCGAATCAGACCGTGGTGTTTCTAAGCCCATGGAGCAAGTGGATAAGAAGGGTTCTCTAATGGAAAGCTCCACAGAAACTTTAACAGAAGAGGTCTGCAGCAGGTTTGAGCCTCAACCACAACTGCCCAGTTGTCTGAGCCATCAACCGTGCAGTGATGGCAGGAGCCAGCCTCCCTGTTTCAGAAAAGAAAAGGGGCAAGGTGAGCACGTCTTTATCAGAACTTTAAATGGGGGCGGTAAGAGACCCTCTGTCAGTGCCTTTCAGTCAGTGAGTGCTGACCTCGGCAGGGATGGATTTTCTAACAGCGACAGCTCCGATGGGGAGCCCTGTAGTCCTCACTGGACCAAAAGGAATGGAGAGCGGGCCCCTCTGAGTCGACAGGTGTCCCTAGCTAGCTGTAACTCGCTAATCCTCCACCCGAGATGCGGTTGCTCTCAGCACTGCCATGTGCTGCTCGGCCGGGCCACCAGCAGTCCAGAGCAGCCGTCTCGCAGCCACTTAGACGATGATGGGCTCACCTTGCACACTGACGCCATCCAGCAGAGGCTGAGGCAGATTGAGGTGGGACACCAGATGGAGGTGGAAACTTTGAAAAAGCAGGTGCAAGAGCTGCGGAGTCGTCTGGAGAATCAGCAGCACACTGGGTCCCACAGGATCAACGGCGATATGGGAGACGAAGTG ACCTCACTAACAGATTTGGAGTACAACCTGGGCCAACACTGTTTGTCACGCTGCAGCACGGAGCTCTTTTCTGAGACCAGCTGGGAGCAGGTGGACAAGCAGGATGCAGAG GTCACTCGCTGGTACCCCGACCATTTGGCATCGCAGTGTTACCGCTGTGAGAGAGAGTTCTGGCTCGCCACCAGGAGGCATCACTGCAG tggcAGGGAACCTGTCCAGGAGGTCTG GAACTGCGGCAATGTGTTCTGCGCCAACTGTTGTGACCAGAAGATCCCAGTGCCAAGCCAGCACCTGTTCCAGCCCAGCCGGGTGTGTAAGACCTGCTACAGTAACCTCCGGCTTAGCTCGACCCCCCTCGACCTGGAGCTGGAAAAGCCCATTGCAGCCAGCTCCAACTGa
- the mtmr3 gene encoding myotubularin-related protein 3 isoform X2 — MEEVQQSLECIQANQIFPKKSPVLEEENMQVPFPELHGEFTEYVGRAEDAIIALSSYRLHIKFKESFVNVPLQLIESVECRDMFQLHVTCKDCKVVRCQFSTFEQCQEWLKRLNMVVRPPSRLEDLFSFAFHAWCMDMYAGEKEQHGELCRPGEHVTSWFKNEVERMGFDTQNAWRISDINSKFRLCPSYPQQLLVPAWITDKELENVAAFRSWKRFPAVVYRHQSTGAVIARCGQPEVSWWGWRNADDEHLVQSIAKACAVDSSSRKHLTNGNYTNGSDLPDSDFESSMTNSSEVETLAIQPHKLLILDARSYAAAVANRAKGGGCECPEYYPNCEVVFMGMANIHSIRKSFQSLRFLCTQMPDPANWLSALESTKWLQHLSLLLKAALLVVNAVDRDHRPVLVHCSDGWDRTPQIVALSKLLLDPYYRTIEGFQVLAETEWLDFGHKFADRCGHGENSEDLNERCPVFLQWLDCVHQLQRQFPCSFEFNEAFLVKLVQHTYSCLFGTFLCNSGKEREDRHVQERTCSVWSLLRPANRSLRNMLYSSHSETVLHPVCHVRNLMLWTAVYLPSSSPTTPSDDSCAPYPVPSANPEDAPLGRRTKTRSFDNLPSACELGSSLAPNRRSSDPSLNEKWQDHRRSLELNMAVGPEEGGDQDQVVQTNGTGPYPDRGDSELDKKPQPQGSDAELKQGVAVTLSATGGEAEEAELSVAVGVAEGQMENILQEATKEEAGADQKEGSAAVMTQGLKAVDIEVVKEANSEEQEQCENVNGSEMYSQAFANANHPGNGVIEPEEDGDSPPLPSQKTNELNQHSAELIQTQEVLVEQEALAHGPSESNSDEPDQSAAHRTISNGFLDRSPKETQVDEDSHPDFESDRGVSKPMEQVDKKGSLMESSTETLTEEVCSRFEPQPQLPSCLSHQPCSDGRSQPPCFRKEKGQGEHVFIRTLNGGGKRPSVSAFQSVSADLGRDGFSNSDSSDGEPCSPHWTKRNGERAPLSRQVSLASCNSLILHPRCGCSQHCHVLLGRATSSPEQPSRSHLDDDGLTLHTDAIQQRLRQIEVGHQMEVETLKKQVQELRSRLENQQHTGSHRINGDMGDEVTSLTDLEYNLGQHCLSRCSTELFSETSWEQVDKQDAEVQLTDLALCMFQVTRWYPDHLASQCYRCEREFWLATRRHHCSGREPVQEVWNCGNVFCANCCDQKIPVPSQHLFQPSRVCKTCYSNLRLSSTPLDLELEKPIAASSN, encoded by the exons gttccacttCAGCTTATAGAGAGCGTAGAATGTCGGGACATGTTCCAGCTCCATGTCACCTGTAAGGACTGCAAAGTTGTCAG GTGTCAGTTCTCCACCTTTGAGCAGTGCCAGGAATGGCTGAAGCGCTTGAACATGGTAGTGCGCCCTCCCTCTCGCCTAGAGGATCTGTTCTCCTTTGCCTTCCACGCCTGGTGCATGGACATGTATGCtggagagaaggagcagcaTGGCGAACTGTGCAGGCCAG GTGAACATGTGACCTCCTGGTTCAAGAATGAGGTGGAGAGGATGGGCTTTGACACTCAAAATGCCTGGAGGATATCTGACATCAACAGCAAGTTCAG GCTTTGCCCGAGCTATCCTCAGCAGCTCTTGGTGCCAGCCTGGATCACTGACAAGGAGCTGGAAAATGTTGCAGCCTTCCGCTCCTGGAAGAGGTTTCCCGCTGTGGTTTATAG GCACCAGAGCACTGGAGCTGTAATCGCACGTTGTGGCCAACCAGAGGTCAGTTGGTGGGGCTGGAGGAATGCTGATGATGAGCACCTGGTCCAGTCCATCGCCAAGGCCTGTGCTGTGGACAGCAGCTCCCGCAAACACCTTACCAACGGCAACTACACCAATGGCTCAGACCTACCTGACTCTGACTTTG AATCCTCCATGACCAACAGCTCAGAGGTGGAGACGCTCGCCATTCAACCCCACAAGTTACTGATTCTGGACGCCAGATcttatgctgctgctgtggctaaCAGGGCCAAGGGTGGTGGTTGCGAATGCCCAG AGTACTATCCCAATTGTGAGGTGGTGTTTATGGGTATGGCTAACATCCACTCTATCCGCAAGAGTTTCCAGTCGCTGCGTTTCCTCTGCACGCAGATGCCTGATCCAGCCAA TTGGCTTTCTGCACTGGAAAGCACTAAGTGGCTGCAGCACCTGTCCCTGTTGTTGAAGGCTGCGTTGCTTGTGGTGAATGCCGTGGACCGAGACCACAGGCCCGTCCTGGTGCATTGCTCTGATGGCTGGGACCGCACACCTCAGATTGTTGCTTTGTCCAAGCTGCTCCTGGACCCCTATTATCGCACAATTGAG GGCTTTCAGGTTTTAGCAGAGACAGAGTGGCTGGACTTTGGTCATAAGTTTGCTGATCGATGTGGCCATGGAGAAAATTCTGAGGACCTAAACGAGCGCTGCCCTGTCTTTCTGCAATGGCTGGACTGTGTTCACCAGCTGCAGAGGCAGTTCCCATGCTCCTTTGAGTTTAATGAGGCCTTCCTG gtGAAACTGGTGCAGCACACCTACTCCTGTCTGTTTGGCACCTTCCTTTGTAACAgcgggaaggagagggaggatcgCCATGTTCAGGAGAGGACCTGCTCAGTTTGGTCACTACTGCGACCAGCGAACCGCAGCCTGAGGAACATGCTGTACTCCTCACACTCTGAGACT GTTCTCCACCCAGTGTGTCATGTGCGCAATCTGATGCTGTGGACAGCAGTCTACCTGCCCAGTTCTTCACCCACAACTCCATCTGATGACTCCTGTGCCCCTTATCCTGTGCCCAGTGCCAACCCAGAGGATGCGCCCCTGGGCAG GCGAACAAAGACTCGCTCCTTCGATAACTTGCCCAGCGCATGTGAGCTGGGAAGCTCGCTGGCCCCTAACCGCCGCTCAAGTGACCCAAGCCTCAATGAAAAGTGGCAAGACCACCGGCGCTCTTTGGAGCTTAACATGGCAGTGGGACCTGAGGAGGGTGGTGACCAGGATCAAGTGGTGCAGACTAATGGAACAGGGCCTTACCCAGACAGAGGGGATTCTGAGCTGGATAAAAAGCCACAGCCCCAGGGCTCAGATGCTGAGCTGAAACAGGGAGTTGCTGTGACTCTGTCAGCAACAGGaggggaagcagaggaggcagagctctCTGTGGCGGTGGGCGTGGCTGAGGGCCAAATGGAGAACATTCTTCAGGAAGCCACAAAGGAAGAGGCAGGAGCAGATCAGAAAGAGGGAAGTGCTGCTGTCATGACTCAGGGCTTGAAAGCTGTTGACATAGAGGTTGTGAAAGAAGCAaacagtgaggagcaggagcagtgtGAAAATGTCAATGGGTCTGAGATGTACAGTCAAGCATTTGCTAATGCTAACCATCCAGGAAATGGTGTAATAGAGCCTGAAGAGGATGGTGACTCTCCCCCTCTGCCCTCACAGAAGACAAATGAGCTTAATCAACATTCAGCAGAGCTAATTCAGACACAAGAGGTTCtggtggagcaggaggcgcTTGCACATGGGCCCAGTGAGTCAAACTCAGATGAGCCAGATCAGTCTGCAGCTCATAGGACTATAAGTAATGGCTTTTTAGACAGGTCACCTAAAGAGACGCAGGTGGATGAAGACTCACATCCTGATTTCGAATCAGACCGTGGTGTTTCTAAGCCCATGGAGCAAGTGGATAAGAAGGGTTCTCTAATGGAAAGCTCCACAGAAACTTTAACAGAAGAGGTCTGCAGCAGGTTTGAGCCTCAACCACAACTGCCCAGTTGTCTGAGCCATCAACCGTGCAGTGATGGCAGGAGCCAGCCTCCCTGTTTCAGAAAAGAAAAGGGGCAAGGTGAGCACGTCTTTATCAGAACTTTAAATGGGGGCGGTAAGAGACCCTCTGTCAGTGCCTTTCAGTCAGTGAGTGCTGACCTCGGCAGGGATGGATTTTCTAACAGCGACAGCTCCGATGGGGAGCCCTGTAGTCCTCACTGGACCAAAAGGAATGGAGAGCGGGCCCCTCTGAGTCGACAGGTGTCCCTAGCTAGCTGTAACTCGCTAATCCTCCACCCGAGATGCGGTTGCTCTCAGCACTGCCATGTGCTGCTCGGCCGGGCCACCAGCAGTCCAGAGCAGCCGTCTCGCAGCCACTTAGACGATGATGGGCTCACCTTGCACACTGACGCCATCCAGCAGAGGCTGAGGCAGATTGAGGTGGGACACCAGATGGAGGTGGAAACTTTGAAAAAGCAGGTGCAAGAGCTGCGGAGTCGTCTGGAGAATCAGCAGCACACTGGGTCCCACAGGATCAACGGCGATATGGGAGACGAAGTG ACCTCACTAACAGATTTGGAGTACAACCTGGGCCAACACTGTTTGTCACGCTGCAGCACGGAGCTCTTTTCTGAGACCAGCTGGGAGCAGGTGGACAAGCAGGATGCAGAG GTGCAGCTCACTGATCTTGCGCTCTGCATGTTCCAGGTCACTCGCTGGTACCCCGACCATTTGGCATCGCAGTGTTACCGCTGTGAGAGAGAGTTCTGGCTCGCCACCAGGAGGCATCACTGCAG tggcAGGGAACCTGTCCAGGAGGTCTG GAACTGCGGCAATGTGTTCTGCGCCAACTGTTGTGACCAGAAGATCCCAGTGCCAAGCCAGCACCTGTTCCAGCCCAGCCGGGTGTGTAAGACCTGCTACAGTAACCTCCGGCTTAGCTCGACCCCCCTCGACCTGGAGCTGGAAAAGCCCATTGCAGCCAGCTCCAACTGa
- the mtmr3 gene encoding myotubularin-related protein 3 isoform X6, with protein sequence MEEVQQSLECIQANQIFPKKSPVLEEENMQVPFPELHGEFTEYVGRAEDAIIALSSYRLHIKFKESFVNNCCCEVSVPLQLIESVECRDMFQLHVTCKDCKVVRCQFSTFEQCQEWLKRLNMVVRPPSRLEDLFSFAFHAWCMDMYAGEKEQHGELCRPGEHVTSWFKNEVERMGFDTQNAWRISDINSKFRLCPSYPQQLLVPAWITDKELENVAAFRSWKRFPAVVYRHQSTGAVIARCGQPEVSWWGWRNADDEHLVQSIAKACAVDSSSRKHLTNGNYTNGSDLPDSDFESSMTNSSEVETLAIQPHKLLILDARSYAAAVANRAKGGGCECPEYYPNCEVVFMGMANIHSIRKSFQSLRFLCTQMPDPANWLSALESTKWLQHLSLLLKAALLVVNAVDRDHRPVLVHCSDGWDRTPQIVALSKLLLDPYYRTIEGFQVLAETEWLDFGHKFADRCGHGENSEDLNERCPVFLQWLDCVHQLQRQFPCSFEFNEAFLVKLVQHTYSCLFGTFLCNSGKEREDRHVQERTCSVWSLLRPANRSLRNMLYSSHSETVLHPVCHVRNLMLWTAVYLPSSSPTTPSDDSCAPYPVPSANPEDAPLGRRTKTRSFDNLPSACELGSSLAPNRRSSDPSLNEKWQDHRRSLELNMAVGPEEGGDQDQVVQTNGTGPYPDRGDSELDKKPQPQGSDAELKQGVAVTLSATGGEAEEAELSVAVGVAEGQMENILQEATKEEAGADQKEGSAAVMTQGLKAVDIEVVKEANSEEQEQCENVNGSEMYSQAFANANHPGNGVIEPEEDGDSPPLPSQKTNELNQHSAELIQTQEVLVEQEALAHGPSESNSDEPDQSAAHRTISNGFLDRSPKETQVDEDSHPDFESDRGVSKPMEQVDKKGSLMESSTETLTEEVCSRFEPQPQLPSCLSHQPCSDGRSQPPCFRKEKGQGEHVFIRTLNGGGKRPSVSAFQSVSADLGRDGFSNSDSSDGEPCSPHWTKRNGERAPLSRQVSLASCNSLILHPRCGCSQHCHVLLGRATSSPEQPSRSHLDDDGLTLHTDAIQQRLRQIEVGHQMEVETLKKQVQELRSRLENQQHTGSHRINGDMGDEVTSLTDLEYNLGQHCLSRCSTELFSETSWEQVDKQDAEVTRWYPDHLASQCYRCEREFWLATRRHHCRNCGNVFCANCCDQKIPVPSQHLFQPSRVCKTCYSNLRLSSTPLDLELEKPIAASSN encoded by the exons AATTGTTGTTGTGAGGTCTCA gttccacttCAGCTTATAGAGAGCGTAGAATGTCGGGACATGTTCCAGCTCCATGTCACCTGTAAGGACTGCAAAGTTGTCAG GTGTCAGTTCTCCACCTTTGAGCAGTGCCAGGAATGGCTGAAGCGCTTGAACATGGTAGTGCGCCCTCCCTCTCGCCTAGAGGATCTGTTCTCCTTTGCCTTCCACGCCTGGTGCATGGACATGTATGCtggagagaaggagcagcaTGGCGAACTGTGCAGGCCAG GTGAACATGTGACCTCCTGGTTCAAGAATGAGGTGGAGAGGATGGGCTTTGACACTCAAAATGCCTGGAGGATATCTGACATCAACAGCAAGTTCAG GCTTTGCCCGAGCTATCCTCAGCAGCTCTTGGTGCCAGCCTGGATCACTGACAAGGAGCTGGAAAATGTTGCAGCCTTCCGCTCCTGGAAGAGGTTTCCCGCTGTGGTTTATAG GCACCAGAGCACTGGAGCTGTAATCGCACGTTGTGGCCAACCAGAGGTCAGTTGGTGGGGCTGGAGGAATGCTGATGATGAGCACCTGGTCCAGTCCATCGCCAAGGCCTGTGCTGTGGACAGCAGCTCCCGCAAACACCTTACCAACGGCAACTACACCAATGGCTCAGACCTACCTGACTCTGACTTTG AATCCTCCATGACCAACAGCTCAGAGGTGGAGACGCTCGCCATTCAACCCCACAAGTTACTGATTCTGGACGCCAGATcttatgctgctgctgtggctaaCAGGGCCAAGGGTGGTGGTTGCGAATGCCCAG AGTACTATCCCAATTGTGAGGTGGTGTTTATGGGTATGGCTAACATCCACTCTATCCGCAAGAGTTTCCAGTCGCTGCGTTTCCTCTGCACGCAGATGCCTGATCCAGCCAA TTGGCTTTCTGCACTGGAAAGCACTAAGTGGCTGCAGCACCTGTCCCTGTTGTTGAAGGCTGCGTTGCTTGTGGTGAATGCCGTGGACCGAGACCACAGGCCCGTCCTGGTGCATTGCTCTGATGGCTGGGACCGCACACCTCAGATTGTTGCTTTGTCCAAGCTGCTCCTGGACCCCTATTATCGCACAATTGAG GGCTTTCAGGTTTTAGCAGAGACAGAGTGGCTGGACTTTGGTCATAAGTTTGCTGATCGATGTGGCCATGGAGAAAATTCTGAGGACCTAAACGAGCGCTGCCCTGTCTTTCTGCAATGGCTGGACTGTGTTCACCAGCTGCAGAGGCAGTTCCCATGCTCCTTTGAGTTTAATGAGGCCTTCCTG gtGAAACTGGTGCAGCACACCTACTCCTGTCTGTTTGGCACCTTCCTTTGTAACAgcgggaaggagagggaggatcgCCATGTTCAGGAGAGGACCTGCTCAGTTTGGTCACTACTGCGACCAGCGAACCGCAGCCTGAGGAACATGCTGTACTCCTCACACTCTGAGACT GTTCTCCACCCAGTGTGTCATGTGCGCAATCTGATGCTGTGGACAGCAGTCTACCTGCCCAGTTCTTCACCCACAACTCCATCTGATGACTCCTGTGCCCCTTATCCTGTGCCCAGTGCCAACCCAGAGGATGCGCCCCTGGGCAG GCGAACAAAGACTCGCTCCTTCGATAACTTGCCCAGCGCATGTGAGCTGGGAAGCTCGCTGGCCCCTAACCGCCGCTCAAGTGACCCAAGCCTCAATGAAAAGTGGCAAGACCACCGGCGCTCTTTGGAGCTTAACATGGCAGTGGGACCTGAGGAGGGTGGTGACCAGGATCAAGTGGTGCAGACTAATGGAACAGGGCCTTACCCAGACAGAGGGGATTCTGAGCTGGATAAAAAGCCACAGCCCCAGGGCTCAGATGCTGAGCTGAAACAGGGAGTTGCTGTGACTCTGTCAGCAACAGGaggggaagcagaggaggcagagctctCTGTGGCGGTGGGCGTGGCTGAGGGCCAAATGGAGAACATTCTTCAGGAAGCCACAAAGGAAGAGGCAGGAGCAGATCAGAAAGAGGGAAGTGCTGCTGTCATGACTCAGGGCTTGAAAGCTGTTGACATAGAGGTTGTGAAAGAAGCAaacagtgaggagcaggagcagtgtGAAAATGTCAATGGGTCTGAGATGTACAGTCAAGCATTTGCTAATGCTAACCATCCAGGAAATGGTGTAATAGAGCCTGAAGAGGATGGTGACTCTCCCCCTCTGCCCTCACAGAAGACAAATGAGCTTAATCAACATTCAGCAGAGCTAATTCAGACACAAGAGGTTCtggtggagcaggaggcgcTTGCACATGGGCCCAGTGAGTCAAACTCAGATGAGCCAGATCAGTCTGCAGCTCATAGGACTATAAGTAATGGCTTTTTAGACAGGTCACCTAAAGAGACGCAGGTGGATGAAGACTCACATCCTGATTTCGAATCAGACCGTGGTGTTTCTAAGCCCATGGAGCAAGTGGATAAGAAGGGTTCTCTAATGGAAAGCTCCACAGAAACTTTAACAGAAGAGGTCTGCAGCAGGTTTGAGCCTCAACCACAACTGCCCAGTTGTCTGAGCCATCAACCGTGCAGTGATGGCAGGAGCCAGCCTCCCTGTTTCAGAAAAGAAAAGGGGCAAGGTGAGCACGTCTTTATCAGAACTTTAAATGGGGGCGGTAAGAGACCCTCTGTCAGTGCCTTTCAGTCAGTGAGTGCTGACCTCGGCAGGGATGGATTTTCTAACAGCGACAGCTCCGATGGGGAGCCCTGTAGTCCTCACTGGACCAAAAGGAATGGAGAGCGGGCCCCTCTGAGTCGACAGGTGTCCCTAGCTAGCTGTAACTCGCTAATCCTCCACCCGAGATGCGGTTGCTCTCAGCACTGCCATGTGCTGCTCGGCCGGGCCACCAGCAGTCCAGAGCAGCCGTCTCGCAGCCACTTAGACGATGATGGGCTCACCTTGCACACTGACGCCATCCAGCAGAGGCTGAGGCAGATTGAGGTGGGACACCAGATGGAGGTGGAAACTTTGAAAAAGCAGGTGCAAGAGCTGCGGAGTCGTCTGGAGAATCAGCAGCACACTGGGTCCCACAGGATCAACGGCGATATGGGAGACGAAGTG ACCTCACTAACAGATTTGGAGTACAACCTGGGCCAACACTGTTTGTCACGCTGCAGCACGGAGCTCTTTTCTGAGACCAGCTGGGAGCAGGTGGACAAGCAGGATGCAGAG GTCACTCGCTGGTACCCCGACCATTTGGCATCGCAGTGTTACCGCTGTGAGAGAGAGTTCTGGCTCGCCACCAGGAGGCATCACTGCAG GAACTGCGGCAATGTGTTCTGCGCCAACTGTTGTGACCAGAAGATCCCAGTGCCAAGCCAGCACCTGTTCCAGCCCAGCCGGGTGTGTAAGACCTGCTACAGTAACCTCCGGCTTAGCTCGACCCCCCTCGACCTGGAGCTGGAAAAGCCCATTGCAGCCAGCTCCAACTGa